From one Cyanobacterium stanieri PCC 7202 genomic stretch:
- a CDS encoding peptidase U62 modulator of DNA gyrase (PFAM: Putative modulator of DNA gyrase~COGs: COG0312 Zn-dependent protease and their inactivated homologs~InterPro IPR002510~KEGG: cyc:PCC7424_5204 peptidase U62 modulator of DNA gyrase~PFAM: peptidase U62 modulator of DNA gyrase~SPTR: Peptidase U62 modulator of DNA gyrase), whose product MRDDSNRLLELRNKVQAEELLDLAKKRGIEDVEVYEVRSHSKPISFEANRLKQIESSQGGGVALRLWRNGCPGLAVAYGDFDGNDLVDKALAISALNDAETPLLNGENRLVFPEKDIDVDINSLIEKGQGAIALLRETHPDIICNLDLEWETETSTLINSRGLYCHHSDTTFSASVGVEWVREDDFLGIYDGIYDNETLNLDKIIKNIQQRLRWAENQGIVKPRPLPVLFTPNAVVSLWETVSDALNGKRIVDKSSPWHDSHGKEVMASCLTISQNPHLKPYDCPFDDEGALTQHYKLIDGGKISNFYCDQKNANKLGINNTGNGFRPSLGSYPSPSLVNFVVGGGNTSFDKLIENIEYGLMVDQFLGNDADISGDFSLNVDLGYLVEKGEVMGRVKDTMISGNIYQLLQRVRDLGNDNIWSGSCYTPSMVIDGVSVTN is encoded by the coding sequence ATGAGGGATGATAGTAACAGGTTACTGGAGTTAAGAAATAAAGTGCAAGCTGAGGAGTTATTGGATTTAGCGAAAAAGCGTGGTATTGAGGATGTGGAAGTTTATGAGGTGCGATCGCACTCTAAGCCCATATCTTTTGAAGCAAACAGGTTAAAACAGATCGAAAGTTCGCAGGGGGGAGGGGTTGCCCTTCGTTTGTGGCGCAATGGTTGTCCGGGGTTGGCGGTTGCCTATGGTGATTTTGATGGGAATGATTTAGTTGATAAGGCTTTGGCAATTTCTGCTTTGAATGATGCTGAAACTCCTTTGTTGAATGGTGAAAATCGGTTAGTTTTTCCTGAGAAAGATATAGATGTTGATATAAATAGTTTAATTGAAAAAGGACAAGGGGCGATCGCCCTTTTACGGGAAACCCATCCCGATATTATTTGTAACCTAGATTTGGAATGGGAAACCGAAACCAGTACCCTGATAAATTCCCGTGGTTTGTACTGTCACCATAGCGATACCACCTTTAGTGCTTCGGTGGGGGTGGAATGGGTAAGAGAAGATGACTTCCTAGGTATCTATGATGGCATTTATGACAATGAAACCCTAAATTTGGACAAAATAATCAAAAATATCCAACAACGGCTCAGATGGGCAGAAAATCAGGGTATAGTAAAACCTCGCCCTTTGCCCGTTTTGTTTACCCCCAATGCCGTAGTTAGCCTTTGGGAAACTGTCAGCGATGCTTTGAATGGTAAGCGTATTGTGGATAAATCTTCTCCTTGGCATGATTCCCATGGCAAAGAGGTTATGGCATCCTGTCTCACCATTTCCCAAAACCCTCACCTCAAACCCTATGATTGCCCTTTTGATGATGAAGGTGCGCTGACTCAACATTATAAGTTAATTGACGGGGGAAAAATTAGTAACTTTTACTGTGATCAAAAAAATGCCAACAAATTAGGTATTAATAATACAGGCAATGGTTTTCGTCCTAGTTTAGGTAGTTATCCTAGTCCTAGTTTAGTTAATTTTGTGGTGGGTGGGGGTAATACTTCCTTTGATAAATTGATAGAAAATATCGAGTATGGTTTGATGGTAGATCAATTTTTGGGTAACGATGCTGATATTTCGGGAGACTTTTCCCTGAATGTGGATTTAGGTTATTTGGTGGAAAAAGGAGAGGTAATGGGTAGGGTAAAAGACACCATGATTTCAGGCAATATTTACCAACTTTTGCAACGGGTGAGGGATTTGGGTAATGATAATATTTGGAGTGGTTCCTGTTATACTCCCTCTATGGTAATTGATGGAGTGTCGGTGACAAATTAA
- a CDS encoding FMN adenylyltransferase (PFAM: Riboflavin kinase; FAD synthetase~TIGRFAM: riboflavin kinase/FMN adenylyltransferase~COGs: COG0196 FAD synthase~InterPro IPR002606:IPR015864:IPR015865~KEGG: cyh:Cyan8802_2123 riboflavin biosynthesis protein RibF~PFAM: Riboflavin kinase; FAD synthetase~SPTR: Riboflavin biosynthesis protein RibF;~TIGRFAM: riboflavin biosynthesis protein RibF), which yields MKTYSDFLVNDSPSFINYQSFTINCSVTILVTSSLDDIITPNAIALGNFDGLHRGHQRVIESIFKLNNPDIYPTLVTFTPHPQEYFTGKKKQLLTPIPEKAELLEAMGVKQLILLPFDRELATLSARAFVKEILVEKIQAKYISIGSDFRFGYQRQGNAQKLQELTADNNIFVNITAEEKLDVNERFTKISSSDIRKALEKGNVSLAQGMLGRKYNLKGKVVKGKQLGRTIGFPTANLDIDAQKFLPKKGVYKVIVNQNNIYHNQLLGVMNIGDRPTVDGKKTTVEVHILNWEGDLYNKVLDVELLKFLRPEKKFNSLDELKAQIAKDCELSFNDGE from the coding sequence ATGAAGACATACTCGGATTTTCTGGTTAATGACAGTCCGTCATTCATTAATTATCAATCATTCACTATCAATTGTTCCGTGACAATTCTTGTAACTTCTTCCTTAGACGATATTATCACACCAAATGCGATCGCCCTTGGCAACTTTGACGGACTTCACCGAGGACATCAAAGGGTTATAGAATCAATTTTCAAGCTCAATAATCCTGATATATATCCGACTCTAGTTACCTTCACTCCCCATCCCCAAGAGTATTTTACAGGGAAGAAAAAACAACTTTTAACTCCTATTCCTGAAAAAGCGGAATTATTAGAAGCCATGGGGGTTAAGCAATTAATTTTATTACCCTTTGATCGAGAATTAGCTACTCTTTCAGCGAGGGCATTTGTAAAAGAGATATTAGTGGAGAAAATACAAGCCAAATATATCAGTATAGGGTCAGATTTTCGCTTTGGTTATCAAAGGCAAGGAAACGCTCAAAAATTGCAAGAATTAACGGCAGATAATAATATTTTTGTCAATATTACCGCAGAGGAAAAACTAGATGTTAATGAGCGTTTTACTAAAATTAGTAGTTCTGATATTCGCAAGGCTTTAGAAAAAGGAAACGTCTCTTTAGCACAAGGAATGTTAGGTAGAAAATACAATCTCAAAGGAAAGGTAGTAAAAGGTAAACAGTTAGGGCGAACTATTGGTTTTCCCACTGCAAATTTAGATATAGATGCACAGAAATTTTTACCCAAAAAAGGGGTTTATAAAGTCATAGTAAACCAGAATAATATTTATCATAACCAATTATTGGGAGTTATGAATATAGGCGATCGCCCCACAGTGGACGGCAAAAAAACCACCGTAGAAGTTCATATATTAAACTGGGAAGGAGATTTATATAATAAAGTTTTGGATGTAGAATTATTAAAGTTTTTAAGACCAGAAAAAAAATTTAATTCCTTAGATGAATTAAAAGCACAAATTGCCAAAGATTGTGAGTTATCATTTAATGATGGGGAGTAA
- a CDS encoding Cytochrome b/b6 domain protein (PFAM: Cytochrome b(N-terminal)/b6/petB~COGs: COG1290 Cytochrome b subunit of the bc complex~InterPro IPR005797~KEGG: syp:SYNPCC7002_A0842 cytochrome b6~PFAM: Cytochrome b/b6 domain~SPTR: Cytochrome b6) — MFTKQVTDSSVYKWFNDRLEVEAISDDISSKYVPPHVNIFYCLGGITLTCFLIQFATGFAMTFYYKPTVAEAFSSVQFIMNEVNFGWLIRSIHRWSASMMVLMLILHVFRVYLTGGFKKPRELTWIVGVTMAVITVSFGVTGYSLPWDQVGYWAVKIVSGVPAAIPVVGDQMVELLRGGASVGQATLTRFYTIHTFVLPWLMAVFMLLHFLLIRKQGISGPL; from the coding sequence ATGTTTACAAAACAAGTAACCGATTCTTCTGTTTATAAATGGTTTAACGATCGCCTCGAAGTAGAAGCGATTTCCGACGACATCAGCAGTAAGTACGTTCCTCCCCACGTCAATATCTTCTATTGCCTAGGTGGAATTACCCTTACCTGCTTCTTAATTCAGTTCGCTACTGGGTTTGCCATGACATTCTATTACAAACCCACCGTTGCCGAAGCCTTTAGCTCTGTTCAATTCATCATGAACGAAGTAAACTTCGGTTGGTTAATCCGTTCTATCCATCGTTGGTCCGCCAGTATGATGGTATTAATGTTAATTCTTCACGTATTCCGTGTTTACTTAACTGGTGGTTTCAAAAAACCCCGTGAGTTAACTTGGATTGTGGGTGTAACCATGGCTGTAATCACCGTATCCTTCGGTGTAACTGGCTACTCCTTACCTTGGGACCAAGTAGGTTACTGGGCGGTTAAAATCGTATCTGGTGTACCTGCTGCCATTCCTGTTGTAGGAGATCAAATGGTAGAACTCCTTAGAGGTGGTGCTAGTGTAGGTCAAGCAACCTTAACCCGTTTCTACACCATCCACACCTTTGTATTACCTTGGTTAATGGCAGTGTTTATGTTATTACACTTCCTCTTAATCCGTAAACAAGGTATCTCTGGACCTTTGTAA
- a CDS encoding hypothetical protein (KEGG: pbe:PB001078.02.0 hypothetical protein~SPTR: Putative uncharacterized protein), which translates to MIMKVSFCFFIVSLLSIPTAYFFKNWLIKKLSINKQYYLSIDSNNYIPTNISHHQLTDNCNPETMLINDYCGGDSDLSSYVDIDLGGIDIDFGGGGDF; encoded by the coding sequence ATGATTATGAAAGTTTCCTTTTGTTTTTTTATCGTTTCATTACTATCCATTCCCACTGCTTATTTTTTCAAGAATTGGTTAATTAAAAAATTATCAATTAATAAACAATACTATCTATCCATTGATAGTAACAATTACATTCCCACTAATATTTCTCATCATCAGCTAACAGATAATTGTAACCCTGAAACTATGTTAATAAATGATTATTGTGGGGGAGATAGCGATTTAAGCAGTTATGTAGATATAGATTTAGGAGGTATTGATATAGATTTTGGTGGGGGCGGTGATTTTTAA
- a CDS encoding hypothetical protein (KEGG: mar:MAE_31860 hypothetical protein~SPTR: Putative uncharacterized protein), translating into MARKADEYSVHLLLSSGHREEVRFNTIQEFQKWYSGELVPKSASKDFINVPIKNIQGEYMVIRPSEVVGIRVEPVFFGSVDRNFAE; encoded by the coding sequence ATGGCGAGAAAAGCAGACGAATATAGTGTCCATCTTTTACTCAGTAGTGGACACCGAGAAGAAGTAAGATTTAATACGATACAAGAATTTCAGAAATGGTACAGTGGAGAGTTGGTACCTAAATCAGCTTCAAAAGATTTTATCAATGTGCCGATCAAAAATATTCAGGGGGAATATATGGTAATTCGTCCTTCTGAGGTGGTAGGTATAAGAGTTGAACCTGTATTTTTTGGTAGTGTCGATCGCAACTTTGCCGAATAA
- a CDS encoding guanylate kinase (PFAM: Guanylate kinase~TIGRFAM: guanylate kinase~COGs: COG0194 Guanylate kinase~InterPro IPR017665:IPR008145:IPR008144:IPR020590~KEGG: cyp:PCC8801_0195 guanylate kinase~PFAM: guanylate kinase~PRIAM: Guanylate kinase~SMART: guanylate kinase/L-type calcium channel region~SPTR: Guanylate kinase;~TIGRFAM: guanylate kinase): MSENQGKLFVITGPSGVGKGTLVRSLLKAHPDLFISISATTRQPRKGEKNGKDYYFLTVEEFESMIEEENLLEWAQYAGNYYGTPKQPVVEQIAQGKTVILEIELLGARQVKENFADSELIFILPPSEEELEKRLRGRGSDSEEAIKKRLARAKEEIVAQDEFNYKIVNDQLERAIAQLEEIIFIT, from the coding sequence ATGTCAGAAAATCAAGGAAAATTATTCGTTATAACTGGCCCTAGTGGCGTGGGAAAGGGTACTTTGGTGCGATCGCTCCTTAAAGCCCATCCAGACTTGTTTATATCTATTTCTGCTACCACTAGGCAACCACGCAAGGGAGAAAAAAATGGAAAGGACTATTATTTTCTGACTGTAGAAGAGTTTGAATCCATGATTGAGGAAGAGAATTTATTGGAATGGGCGCAGTATGCAGGAAATTATTATGGTACTCCCAAGCAACCTGTGGTAGAACAAATAGCACAGGGTAAAACAGTTATTTTGGAAATTGAACTATTAGGGGCAAGGCAAGTTAAAGAAAACTTTGCTGATTCAGAGTTAATTTTTATTTTACCCCCATCAGAAGAAGAGTTAGAGAAGAGGTTACGGGGTAGAGGTAGCGATTCCGAAGAAGCGATCAAAAAACGCTTGGCAAGGGCAAAGGAGGAAATTGTTGCCCAAGATGAATTTAACTATAAAATTGTTAATGATCAGTTAGAAAGGGCGATCGCACAATTAGAAGAAATTATTTTTATAACCTGA
- a CDS encoding SSU ribosomal protein S21P (PFAM: Ribosomal protein S21~TIGRFAM: ribosomal protein S21~InterPro IPR001911:IPR018278~KEGG: syp:SYNPCC7002_A1741 ribosomal protein S21~PFAM: ribosomal protein S21~SPTR: 30S ribosomal protein S21;~TIGRFAM: ribosomal protein S21), with protein sequence MTQVVVGQNENIESALRRFKRQVSKAGIFADIKRLRHFETPIEKKKRKAVARRKKRFR encoded by the coding sequence ATGACCCAAGTGGTTGTGGGACAAAACGAAAATATCGAATCCGCATTACGCCGTTTTAAAAGACAAGTTTCCAAAGCTGGAATCTTTGCAGACATCAAACGTCTTCGTCATTTTGAAACCCCCATCGAAAAGAAAAAACGTAAAGCAGTTGCTCGTCGTAAGAAACGTTTTCGTTAA
- a CDS encoding SSU ribosomal protein S4P (PFAM: Ribosomal protein S4/S9 N-terminal domain; S4 domain~TIGRFAM: ribosomal protein S4, bacterial/organelle type~COGs: COG0522 Ribosomal protein S4 and related protein~InterPro IPR005709:IPR002942:IPR018079:IPR001912~KEGG: cyc:PCC7424_2554 30S ribosomal protein S4~PFAM: ribosomal protein S4; RNA-binding S4 domain protein~SMART: RNA-binding S4 domain protein~SPTR: 30S ribosomal protein S4;~TIGRFAM: ribosomal protein S4), with protein MSRYTGPRLRVTRRLGDLPGLTRKNARRQYPPGQHGQSRRKRSEYAIRLEEKQKLRYNYGVSEKQLVRYVKKARRVGGSTGQVLLQLLEMRLDNTVFRLGMAPTIPAARQLVNHGHVTVNGGVVDIASYQCRPGDVIAIRDRDKSRKIVETNLSNPGLANLPSHLEFDKNTYVGKVNGVIEREWVALNINELLVIEYYSRKA; from the coding sequence ATGTCTCGATATACAGGACCTCGCTTGAGGGTAACACGTCGCCTTGGAGATTTACCAGGGTTAACTCGTAAAAACGCACGTCGTCAATATCCCCCCGGACAACACGGACAAAGTCGCCGTAAACGTTCAGAATACGCTATCCGTTTAGAAGAAAAACAAAAACTTCGTTACAACTACGGTGTTAGCGAAAAACAATTAGTTCGTTATGTTAAAAAAGCCCGTCGTGTAGGTGGTTCTACAGGACAAGTATTATTACAATTATTAGAAATGCGCCTTGATAACACCGTATTTCGTCTCGGTATGGCGCCCACCATTCCCGCCGCCCGTCAATTAGTAAACCATGGACACGTCACCGTTAACGGTGGTGTAGTAGACATTGCCAGTTACCAATGTCGCCCTGGAGACGTTATCGCCATTAGAGATCGTGATAAATCTCGTAAAATCGTAGAAACCAACCTTTCTAACCCCGGCCTTGCCAACCTTCCCAGCCATCTCGAATTTGATAAAAACACCTATGTAGGTAAAGTAAACGGTGTCATCGAACGTGAATGGGTAGCATTAAACATCAACGAACTACTCGTAATTGAGTACTACTCTCGTAAAGCATAG
- a CDS encoding LSU ribosomal protein L28P (PFAM: Ribosomal L28 family~TIGRFAM: ribosomal protein L28~COGs: COG0227 Ribosomal protein L28~InterPro IPR001383~KEGG: syn:ssr1604 50S ribosomal protein L28~PFAM: ribosomal protein L28~SPTR: 50S ribosomal protein L28;~TIGRFAM: ribosomal protein L28): MARVCQLTGRRANNGFAISHSHRRTKRLQHVNLQDKRIWWAEGNSFVRLRLSTKAIKTLDTKSVGQMAREAGIDLNKFKCS, translated from the coding sequence ATGGCTCGTGTATGTCAATTGACAGGAAGAAGAGCAAATAATGGTTTTGCCATTTCTCACTCCCATCGTCGTACCAAAAGATTACAACACGTTAATTTACAAGATAAGAGAATCTGGTGGGCAGAAGGTAATAGCTTTGTGAGATTACGCCTTTCCACCAAAGCCATCAAAACCCTAGACACTAAAAGTGTTGGACAAATGGCTAGAGAGGCAGGAATTGATCTCAATAAATTTAAATGTTCCTAA